From a region of the Alnus glutinosa chromosome 1, dhAlnGlut1.1, whole genome shotgun sequence genome:
- the LOC133876046 gene encoding ankyrin repeat protein SKIP35: MEEEMVSAVRSQENNIEDPMFVEMETEENEIDSPRKEIEGFMSEQGEGSNVVFSREGPLVRKESRSSSGCCCSVKKLKSRVVAADSEVGKNEKFVHEKKLSRQERIDLGRLFQGAVSSHDWELAENLILLADPQTLNDALCITLDSIWFLTAQQELHGITGLIKKIIANGAYDFTRAALRTSFLASCVSACQSRTMSLADTVTVMAQRLHERLQECNGDEVLKAEAGAKVQKFTEWALKCIGFHSRCQGNKDRVSHSSAVEIQLQLSAFKTFLDLVGNQLTGKDFTEAFDAACFPLTLFSSSFDPGWASGISATAIQGLLGMLVEGGADNVNQCFLEASRFGSTELVRILLQIAQRNSLDVDVDLALGFASHYCKIGTMECLVEEGNAIAFLGPLMRAAERGCMQVVEWFVKRGCREMELCLALTAATSSSQVDIAAYLLPHVPQHVLAALSIEILKAAGERSGGSLDGVAFLLHSDFLGDPAATYAVADSIARSDDEAVAPELRSFLREHWSEAAFIDGLRQGREHYMNLVRILKWGGSPICLRDLPGPLRVAIAYLPLYRESIKAGGCMLSQRLRGQLVEAVRRLGGGVLEELNQGRELLAVLEHHLPPFLVHTSSIA, from the exons ATGGAAGAGGAGATGGTATCTGCTGTGAGGAGTCAGGAGAATAACATAGAGGACCCAATGTTTGTGGAAATGGAAACCGAAGAGAATGAAATTGACAGTCCGAGGAAGGAAATTGAAGGTTTTATGTCAGAGCAAGGTGAGGGAAGTAACGTGGTATTCTCTAGAGAAGGACCTCTTGTGAGGAAAGAATCGAGATCATCCAGCGGGTGTTGTTGCAGTGTCAAAAAGCTCAAATCCAGGGTGGTTGCTGCAGATTCTGAGGTTggaaagaatgagaaatttGTACATGAGAAGAAGCTCAGTAGACAAGAGAGGATCGATTTAGGTCGGTTGTTTCAGGGTGCAGTAAGTTCTCATGATTGGGAGCTTGCGGAGAATTTGATCTTGTTGGCAGATCCACAAACTCTTAATGATGCCTTGTGCATCACGTTGGACTCCATCTGGTTCCTGACCGCACAGCAAGAGCTTCATGGGATAACGGGATTGATTAAGAAGATCATTGCCAATGGTGCTTATGACTTTACAAGAGCCGCTCTTAGGACTTCATTTCTTGCTTCTTGCGTCTCTGCCTGCCAGAGCCGAACAATGAGTCTTGCAGATACAGTCACTGTTATGGCTCAAAG GTTGCATGAGCGTCTTCAGGAATGTAATGGAGATGAGGTATTGAAGGCAGAAGCTGGTGCTAAGGTTCAAAAGTTTACTGAATGGGCTCTGAAATGTATAGGCTTCCATTCTCGTTGCCAAGGCAATAAGGATAGAGTGAGTCACAGCTCAGCGGTTGAGATCCAACTCCAGTTATCTGCATTCAAGACATTTTTAGATCTTGTTGGCAACCAACTTACAGGGAAGGACTTCACGGAGGCCTTTGATGCGGCCTGCTTCCCCCTTACTCTCTTCTCTAGCTCATTTGATCCTGGTTGGGCATCTGGGATATCAGCAACTGCAATACAAGGATTGCTGGGGATGTTGGTAGAGGGGGGCGCTGACAATGTCAATCAATGTTTCCTTGAAGCCTCACGTTTTGGGAGTACAGAACTTGTGCGCATTTTATTGCAG ATTGCTCAAAGAAACAGCTTGGATGTTGATGTTGACCTTGCTTTGGGCTTTGCTTCCCACTACTGCAAGATTGGCACAATGGAATGTCTGGTGGAAGAGGGTAATGCCATTGCTTTTTTGGGCCCTTTGATGAGAGCTGCTGAGAGGGGTTGTATGCAGGTTGTTGAGTGGTTTGTGAAAAGAGGTTGCCGAGAGATGGAGCTTTGTCTTGCCCTCACAGCTGCCACTTCAAGCAGCCAAGTAGACATTGCTGCCTATCTTCTCCCTCATGTCCCGCAGCATGTCCTTGCGGCACTCAGCATCGAGATTCTCAAGGCTGCTGGTGAACGCAGTGGCGGGTCTCTTGATGGTGTAGCATTTCTGCTCCATTCAGACTTCTTAGGTGATCCAGCAGCTACTTACGCTGTTGCAGACAGTATCGCTAGGTCTGACGACGAGGCTGTAGCTCCTGAGCTAAGGTCTTTTCTTCGAGAGCATTGGTCAGAGGCGGCTTTCATCGATGGATTAAGGCAAGGACGAGAGCATTACATGAACCTTGTGAGGATTTTGAAGTGGGGTGGATCTCCTATTTGCTTAAGAGATCTTCCAGGCCCTCTGAGGGTGGCAATTGCTTACCTGCCACTGTATAGGGAAAGTATCAAGGCAGGTGGCTGTATGTTATCCCAAAGGCTAAGAGGCCAGCTTGTTGAAGCAGTGAGAAGGCTTGGAGGTGGGGTCTTAGAAGAGTTGAACCAGGGCAGAGAACTCCTGGCTGTTTTGGAGCACCATCTTCCTCCATTTTTGGTTCATACATCCAGCATTGCGTAG